One genomic segment of Hydrocarboniclastica marina includes these proteins:
- the gatB gene encoding Asp-tRNA(Asn)/Glu-tRNA(Gln) amidotransferase subunit GatB, producing the protein MQWEAVIGLEVHVQLATQSKIFSGSSIAFGAEPNSQASAVDLAMPGMLPVLNEGVVRMAIQFGLAVDAEIARRSVFDRKNYFYPDLPKGYQISQMYHPIVGPGKIHIELESGESRTVGLHHAHLEEDAGKSLHEDFHGMTGIDLNRAGTPLLEIVSEPDMRSAEEAVAFLRKLHAIVTYLGVSDGDMSQGSMRCDCNVSVRPKGQTELGTRTETKNVNSFRFVEKAINSEIQRQIEILEDGGRIVQETRLYDPEKNETRSMRSKEFANDYRYFPDPDLLPVVVTEELIEQLRRELPELPDQKRERFKREHELSDYDAGVLSQSRPLADYFEAVAGVSGDPKLAANWVMGELSRFLNQNELAIGQSPVASEDLGQLILRIKDNTISGKIAKEVFERMWNGEGSADNIIDKQGLKQVTDTGAIEGIIDEVLANSAQQVENYRAAPEDRRPKMLGYFVGQVMKASRGKANPAQVNELLARKLDA; encoded by the coding sequence ATGCAATGGGAAGCCGTCATCGGGTTGGAAGTGCACGTTCAGCTTGCCACCCAGTCGAAGATTTTCTCGGGTTCGAGCATCGCCTTTGGCGCCGAGCCTAACAGCCAGGCCTCAGCGGTTGATCTGGCCATGCCAGGAATGCTGCCGGTTCTGAACGAAGGTGTCGTCCGTATGGCGATTCAGTTCGGCCTCGCAGTAGACGCCGAGATTGCGCGCCGCTCGGTGTTTGATCGTAAGAACTATTTCTATCCGGACCTGCCAAAGGGCTACCAGATCAGCCAGATGTACCACCCGATCGTCGGACCCGGGAAGATACACATCGAGCTTGAAAGCGGCGAATCGCGAACGGTTGGCCTGCACCACGCTCACCTTGAAGAGGATGCCGGAAAGTCCCTGCACGAGGATTTCCACGGCATGACTGGAATCGATCTCAACCGGGCGGGTACGCCGCTGCTTGAGATCGTATCGGAGCCAGACATGCGCAGCGCCGAGGAGGCTGTGGCTTTCCTGCGCAAGTTGCACGCGATCGTCACCTACCTCGGTGTGTCAGACGGCGACATGTCCCAGGGCTCCATGCGCTGTGACTGTAATGTCTCGGTTCGGCCCAAGGGTCAGACGGAGCTTGGCACCCGCACAGAAACCAAGAACGTCAACTCGTTCCGCTTTGTCGAGAAGGCCATCAACAGCGAGATTCAGCGCCAGATTGAAATTCTCGAAGACGGTGGCCGCATCGTCCAGGAGACCCGCCTGTACGATCCAGAGAAGAACGAGACCCGCTCCATGCGGAGCAAGGAATTCGCCAACGACTACCGTTACTTCCCTGACCCTGATCTGTTGCCGGTGGTGGTCACGGAGGAGCTGATCGAACAACTGCGCCGGGAGCTGCCGGAGTTGCCGGACCAGAAACGCGAGCGTTTCAAGCGTGAACACGAGCTGTCTGATTACGACGCGGGCGTCCTCTCTCAATCACGCCCACTGGCGGACTATTTCGAGGCCGTCGCCGGAGTGTCGGGCGACCCCAAACTCGCCGCAAACTGGGTTATGGGCGAACTGTCCCGCTTCCTGAATCAGAACGAGCTCGCGATAGGTCAGTCCCCTGTCGCATCTGAAGACCTGGGCCAGCTCATTCTGCGCATAAAAGACAACACAATTTCCGGCAAGATCGCCAAAGAAGTGTTCGAGCGCATGTGGAATGGCGAAGGCAGCGCCGACAACATCATTGACAAGCAGGGACTGAAGCAGGTCACGGACACTGGGGCCATCGAAGGAATTATTGATGAGGTTCTCGCCAACTCAGCACAGCAGGTGGAAAACTACCGGGCGGCGCCAGAGGACCGGCGACCCAAGATGTTGGGCTACTTCGTCGGCCAGGTCATGAAAGCATCCAGGGGCAAAGCCAATCCGGCCCAGGTTAACGAGCTGCTGGCCCGGAAACTGGACGCTTAA